Genomic DNA from Comamonas antarctica:
GGGGGGTGGGGTGCGGGCCGGGCCCTGGCGCCGCGCCACCCAGCATTTTGCCCGTTCGGGCAAGGTTTTTGGGAGGCGGCGGCCGAGGGTTTCAAGCGCCTCAGCCCTTGAGCGTCTGTTCGAGCACGTGCAGCTGCTGGTTCAGCTCGGTGAGCTGCTGGCGTTCGCCGGCGATCTTGCGCACCGCATGCAGCACCGTGGTGTGGTCGCGGCCGCCAAACAGCTCGCCGATCTCGGGCAGGCTCTTTTGCGTCAGCTCCTTGGCCAGGTACATCGCAATCTGGCGCGGCCGCGCAATGCTGGCCGGGCGCTTCTTGCTGTACATGTCGGCGACCTTGATCTTGTAATAGTCGGCGACGGTCTTCTGGATATTTTCCACCGAAATCTGGCGGTTCTGGATCGACAGCAGGTCGCGCAGCGCTTCGCGCGCCAACTGGATCGAGACTTCCTTCTGGTTGAAGCGCGAATAGGCCAGGATCTTGCGCAGCGCGCCTTCAAGCTCGCGCACGTTGGAGCGCACGTTCTTGGCGACGAAGAACGCGACTTCCTCGGGCATGTCGGCGTTCTCGGCGCGCGCCTTGTTGATCAGGATCGCGACGCGCATCTCGAGTTCGGGCGGCTCGATCGCCACCGTGAGGCCCGAGTCGAAGCGCGACACCAGGCGCTCGTGGATGTTGGCCAGGCCCTTGGGATAGGTGTCGCTGGTCATGACGATGTGGCTCTTCTTGGCCAGCAGCGCCTCGAACGCGTTGAAGAATTCTTCTTGCGTGCGGTCCTTGTTGGCGAAGAACTGCACGTCGTCAATCAGCAACAGGTCCAGCGAGTGGTAGCGCTCCTTGAATTCATCGAAGGTGCGGCGCTGGTAGGCCTTGACCACATCCGAGACGAACTGCTCGGCGTGGATGTAGAGAACTTTGCTGTCGGGCTTGTCGGCCAACAACTGGTTGCCCACGGCATGCATCAAATGGGTCTTGCCCAGGCCCACGCCGCCGTAGATGAACAGCGGGTTGTACAGATGGCCGGGCGAGCCCGCGACATGCATCGCCGCCGAGCGCGCCATGCGGTTGGCCGTGCCTTCGACCAGCGTGTCGAAGGTCAGGGCCGCGTTCAGGCGCGTGCGGAACACCGGCGCAGCCGGTTCCTCGGGCGCGGCGCTGGTCGTGATCTGCTGCGTTTCCTGGACGTTCGGACGGTCGGCGGAAAACGGGCGCACGTAAGTGCGCGTCACCGATTCACGGTGAGCGAGCGCCAACTCCAGCGTCACGGGTTGGCCGTAAAGGGCCTCGAGCATGGCCGAGATGCGGCCGGCGTACTGGGCGCGGATCCAGTCGAGCTTGAAACGGTTGGCCACGTACACCGTGACCTTTGAAAAGTCTTCCGCGACCGTGGCGGTCAGCGGCTTGATCCAGGTGTTGAACTGCTGTTCGGGCAGATCCTGCCCCAGCTGCTCCACGCAGACCTGCCACAGGCCTTGGCCAGCGTCGTTGTTAGGTTCCTCGGTCATCTTCAGAGTCTTGTTGTGGATAGAGGAACAGTTGCGGGGCACCGATTGTAGCTTTTACAGGACTTATCCACAAAATATCAGGCGGTTGTCCTCAACTCCCGAGGAGAAAAGCCGCTGACCTGCGCGGGGAAAGGTCATTGCATCATGGAACGAATGTAGCGATAATCGCGGGTTTCCCTGAATGTGTTCAGGGTGATATGGCCCGGCCGGCTGTTTTTTGCGGTTGGCGGGTGTTGCCGGAAGACGGCTTTTTGCCGAACCGGTGCGAATCTGAACCTCCTCAAGGAACAACACCATGAAACGTACTTACCAGCCCTCCAAGACACGTCGCGCCCGTACCCACGGTTTCCTCGTCCGCATGAAGACCAAGGGCGGCCGTGCCGTCATCAACGCTCGCCGCGCCAAGGGCCGCAAGCGTCTGGCCGTCTAAGGCCATTCTTGGCGCCTGCCCAACGGTTCACCGCTTGGGCTCCTCCTCGGAGGTGCCACGTATGCATCGGCTGAAAACGCGTCCGCAGTTCCAGGCTGCGATGGCGGGAGGCATCGTCTCCCGTACCCCGCACTTTGCCTTGCATCGGCTGGTACTTGACGCGGATGTGCCTGTGACGCCTCCTTCAGGGCCCGGCAGTTTGCTTGCAGAGCAAACGCCGCAGGCCCTGTTTGGCATGGCGCAAGGCGCCTGGCTCGGCGCCATGGCGCCCAAGCGCTGGGCCCGGCGTTCGGTCACGCGCCACGCGATCCAGCGCCAGGTCTATGTGCTGGGGGATGAATATGCGCCGCAGCTGGCCTGCGCCGCCTACGTGGTGCGCCTGCGCGCCACCTTCGACCGCAAGCAGTTCATCAGCGCCACTTCCGATGTGTTGAAGAAGGCCGTGCGCGCCGAGCTGCACCAGCTCTTCACTTATGCCGTGCGCCGCCAGTCCGCGCCGGCGCCGGCCGCAGCGCCGCCGGTGGCGCCATGATGCGCGACCTGCTCATGGGGCTGGTACGGCTGTACCGCCTGACCTTGAGCCCGTGGATAGGCTCGGCCTGCCGTTTCGAGCCGACCTGCTCCGCCTACTCGCTTGAAGCCCTCGAGCAGCATGGCGCGGCAGCCGGCAGCTATTTGACCCTGCGCCGGCTGGCGCGTTGCCATCCATGGTGTGATGGCGGTCATGACCCGGTTCCCGCGCAGGCGCCGCGGCTGTTTGCCTGCTGCCAGCCTTCTTCTTCGACCACCCAACCTTCCTCAAAGAAGTCTTCATGAACGACATTCGCCGCACCATCCTGTGGGTGATATTTGGCTTTTCCATGGTCTTGCTATGGGACAAGTGGCAACTTCACAACGGCAAGCAGGCCACCTTCTTCCCCACGCCCGTGACCACGCCGGTGGCCGCGCCCGCGGCTCCGGTCACGTCCGGCGCTTCGACGGTGCCCGCGTCCACGCCCGCGCCGGTCGACCCCAACCAGGTTCCGGGCGCCGCGCCCGTCGCTGCTGCGGCCATCGCGCGTGAGAACGTCCAGGTCACGACCGACGTGCTGGCGCTGACCTTCGACACCCAGGGCGGCACGCTCAAGCATGCCGAGATGCGCCAGTACGCGGACATGGCCGACAAGTCCAAGCGCTTCGTGCTGTTCGATGAAAGCCCGCAGCGCGTCTACCTGGCCGAGACCGGCCTGATCGGCGGCAGCTTCCCCAACCACAAGACGCCCATGCAGCTGGTGCCCGGTGCGACCACGCTGCAAGACGGTCAGAACGAGCTGCAGATCCGTTTCGAGTCGGCCGAAGTCGGCGGCGTGAAGCTGGCCAAGACCTATACGCTCAAGCGCGGCGCCTACGACATCGCCGTGCGTCATGAAGTGGTCAACGCCGGCACCGCCGCCATCAACCCGCAGCTGTACGTGCAGCTGGTGCGCGACGGCAATGCGCCTCCGGGCGAGTCGAGCATGTACTCGACCTTCACCGGCCCGGCCGTCTACACCGAAGCCAAGAAGTACCAGAAGGTCGACTTCAAGAACATCGAAAAAGGCAAGGCCGAATTCGAGAAGGCCTCGGCCAACGGCTATGTGGCCATGGTGCAGCATTACTTCGCCAGCGCCTGGCTGCTGGCCGACGGCCTGCAGCGCGACATCTTCGCGCGCAAGGTCAGCGACAATCTGTATGCCGTGGGCATGATCACGCCGTTCGGCACGGTCGAACCCGGCCAGAGCAAGAGCATCGAGGCCAAGCTGTTTGCGGGCCCGCAGCTCGAAAAGACGCTTGAATCGCTGGCCCCCGGCCTGGAACTGGTCAAGGACTATGGCTGGCTGACCATCATGGCCAAGCCGCTGTACTGGCTGCTCGACAAGATCCACAGCCTGCTGGGCAACTGGGGCTGGTCGATCGTCGGCCTGGTGCTGGTGCTGAAGATCCTGTTCTTCTGGCTGAACGCCAAGGCCTACGCCAGCATGGCCAAGATGAAGGCCATCAATCCAAAGATCATGGAGATGCGCGAGCGCCTCAAGGACAAGCCGCAGCAGATGCAGCAGGAGATGATGCGCATCTACCGCGAGGAGAAGGTCAATCCGATGGGCGGCTGCCTGCCCATCATCATCCAGATCCCGGTGTTCATCGCGCTGTACTGGGTGCTGCTGTCGAGCGTTGAAATGCGCAACGCGCCCTGGATCGGCTGGATCAAGGATTTGTCGTCGCCCGACCCGTTCTTCATCCTGCCGGTGCTGATGACGCTGAGCTCGCTGCTGCAGACCGCCCTCAACCCCGCGCCGCCGGACCCGATGCAGGCCAAGATGATGTGGATCATGCCGCTGATGTTCAGCGTGATGTTCTTCTTCTTCCCCGCCGGCCTGGTGCTGTACTGGCTGACCAACAACATCCTGTCGATCGCCCAGCAATGGCTGATCAACACCCGCATGGGCGTGCCGCCCCAGTTCAATCTGCCGAAGTTCCGCTGATTGGGTTGACGCTTTGACCAACACGGCCGCTCTGCGGCCGTGCTTGTTTTTGCACTGGTTATCCACAAGGGCTGGGCGCGGCTATCATGCCCAGCACCGGCTGAACCCCGTTCGTCCTGAGCTTGTCGAAGGATGAACGGCCTGCGCTCAAGGCATGAGAATGGGCCGTTCATGGTTCGACGCGGCCGGCTAGGCAGGCTCACCACGAACGGGGGCTTCTTTCATGGAGCGGCCTTTTATCCATCGCTTTTTTCCCCACCCAAGAGACCTCCCATGCTCCCCCGCCACGACCAACCCATTGCCGCCATTGCCACCGCCCCGGGTCGCGGAGCCGTCGGCATCGTGCGTGTGTCCGGCAAGGGCCTGGCGCCGCTGGTGCAGCGCATCTGCGGGCGCGCGCTGAAACCACGCGAGGCGACCTATCTGCCGATGCGCGATGCCAAGGGCCAGCCTATCGACCATGGCCTGGCGCTGTTCTTTCCCGGGCCGCACAGCTACACCGGCGAGGATGTGCTCGAGCTGCAGGCGCATGGCGGCACGGTGGTGCTGCAACTGCTGCTCGCGCGCTGCCTTGAAGCCGCGGCTGAGCTCGAAGACACGGGCCGCGCCTGCCTGCCGGGACTGCGCCTGGCCCAGCCCGGCGAGTTCACCGAGCGCGCCTTTCTCAACGACAAGATCGACCTGGCCCAGGCCGAGGCGATTGCCGACCTGATCGACGCCAGCACCGAGGCCGCGGCGCGCAGCGCGAGCCGCTCGCTGTCGGGCGCGTTCTCCCAGGAGATCCACACGCTGCGCGACGCGCTGGTGCGGCTGCGCATGCTGGTCGAGGCGACGCTGGACTTTCCCGAGGAAGACATCGATTTCCTGCAGCAGGCCGATGCCAGCGGCCAGCTCGAGCGCCTGCACCGGTCGCTGGACGCGGTGCTGGCGCGCGCGCACCAGGGCGCGCTGCTGCGCGAAGGCATCAAGGTGGTGATCGCGGGCCAGCCCAATGCGGGCAAGAGCTCGCTGCTCAATGCGCTCGCCGGCGCCGAGCTGGCCATCGTCACCGAGATCGCGGGCACGACGCGCGACAAGGTGCAGCAGACCATACAGATCGAAGGTGTGCCACTGCACGTGATCGACACCGCCGGGCTGCGCGAGAGCGACGACACGGTCGAGCGCATCGGCATCTCGCGCGCCTGGGACGAGATTGCCGCGGCCGACGCCGTGCTATTCCTGCACGACCTCACGCGCCAGGACCAGGGCGACTACCGCGCGGGCGACGACGCCATCCGCGCTACGCTCGCCGAACGCCTGCCGGCGCAGGTGCCGGTGATCGACGTCTGGAACAAGACCGATTCGGCCGGCGCCGAACTGCAGGCCGACGGCCTGCGCCTGTCGGCGCGCACCGGTGACGGCCTCGACGCGCTGCGCCGGCGCCTGCTCGAAGTCGCGGGCTGGCAATCGGCCCCCGAAGGCCTATACCTGGCGCGCGCGCGCCATGTCGAAGCCCTGCAGGCCGTGGGCCAGCATTTGGACATGGCCGCCGCCCAGCTGCGCGCCGCCGGCCCGCACCTCGACCTGTTGGCCGAGGAACTGCGCCTGGCGCAGAACGCGCTCAATGCGATCACCGGGGAATTCACGTCCGATGACCTGCTGGGCGTGATCTTCTCGAGCTTTTGCATCGGCAAGTGAGGCCTCCCGGGGCGTTCACTGCGCGTCGGGCCCGCTCCGGTGCAGCAGTTCCAGGAACAGCTCGGCGGACCGGCTCAGCGGCCGGTCGCGGCGCACCAGGCTGCCATAGGATTCCAGCTTGTGGCGCAGGTTGTAGGGCACGATGCGCAGCATGCCATGGGCGTCGTTGAGCGCGCCCACGGTCTGCGGGATCACGCCCAGCATGTCCGAGCTGCGCACCAGATTGATGGTGGTGAGGATGGAGCCGGTCTCGATCAGGCCGCGCGGCAGCGGCGTGCAGTGCTCGCGGAATTCCTGCTCGAGCAGCGCGCGCATCGGGCTGCCCGGCGGCTGCAGCACCCAGCCATAGTGCTGCAGATGCTCGAACCTGACCTTGGGCAGCGCCAGCAACGGGTGGTCGTTGCGCACGATGAACGCCAGGCTTTCATCGTCGATGGGCCGGAACAGGTATTCGGCCGCGGACGCCGGCGCCATGCGCCCGACCACCACTTCGAGCACGCCTTCCTGCAGCTGCGCCAGCAGCCGGTCGCTGGTATCGACCGCGACTTCCATCGCCAGCAAAGGCAGTTGCTGCTTCAGGTCCAGTAGCGCGCGGGTCAGGCGCCCGGGCGAGGCCGCCATGATGCTGCCCACGACCAGCCGGCCGGCGCTGCCCTGGCGCAACTCGCCCAATTCGCGATTGAGCGCTTCCATGCTGCCGTGCATCGCGCGGAAGTATTCGAACACCCGGTTGCCCGCGGCATTGCGCTGCAACTGCCGGCCCACGCGGTCGAACAGCGGCTGGCTCAGCGCGTCCTCGAGTTCATGCAGCATCTTGGTCGCCGCAGGCTGGCTCAGCCCCAGTTGCACGGCCGCCGCACGCAGCGTCTGGCGCTCGTCGATGGCCAGCATCAGCGCCACCTGGCGCATGCGCAGGCGGTTGAGCAGCTGCGGAGTGTTGTCGCGTTTGTCGATCGATCCCAAGGTCGGCCTCCTGATTTCCTCTGGTTATCAATCTATCAAAAACATTGAATATACGGGTATCAACACCCTGCCTACGATGCAGCTACCACGATAAAAACGGGAGACAACGATGCAAAGACGTCATCTGCTGGCCGCGGCTGCGGCCTGGGGGGCCTGCCTGCTGCCGGCTAGCTTGCTGGCGCAGGATCCGGCAAGCTGGCCGACACGGCCGCTGCGCATGCTGGTCGGCTCCGCGCCGGGCGGCGGCACCGACGCCATGGCGCGCGCCGTCGCCGACCGGCTCGCGCCGCTGCTCAAGCAGCCGGTGCTGGTGGAAAACCGCCCCGGCGTCTCCAACACCATGGCCGTAGACGTGACCGCCAAGTCCACCGATGGCCACACCATGGTGATGGGCGTGGTCACGGCGCATGCGATTGCGCCGCACCTGCTGAAGCTGGGCTACGACAACAACAAGGACCTGGTGCCCGTGGCCTTTGTCGGCTCGGTGCCGAATGTGCTGGTCGTCGGCAACTCGGTGCCGGCCAACAGCGTCGCGGAACTGGTGGCGCTGGCGAAGAAGCAGCCCGGCCAGATCAACTTCGCGAGCAGCGGCACCGGCAGCACCCAGCACATCGCGGCCGAGGTGTTCAAGGACGCAGCCGGCATCGCCATCACGCATGTGCCCTACAAGGGCAGCGCCGGCGCGCTGGTCGACCTGGTCAGCGGCCAGGTGCAGATGAGCTTCGACACCATGCCGTCGGTGATCGGCCAGATCAAGGCCGGCAAGCTGCGCGCGCTGGCCGTGACTTCGCCCCAGCGCAACCCGCAGCTGCCGCAGGTGCCGACGATGGCCGAAGCCGGCCTGCCCGCCGTCGCGATCAGCGCCTGGTACGGCATCTACATGCCGGCCGCGACGCCCAAGGCGGTGCAGCAGAAGCTGCACGACGAGGTCAACAAGGTGCTGGCCATGGCCGAGACCAAAGCCCGGCTCGAGGCCGTGGGCGCCGAGCTGCGGCCCATGAGCCAGGCCGATTTCGGCGCCTTCCACCTCGCCGAGTACCAGCGCTTTGGCGAGATCATCCGCAAGAACGACATCAAACTGGACTGAGCCATGTCTGCAGCCTCTCTTCCCGTCGTCGCCCTGACCCTGGGGGATCCCGCCGGCATCGGCGCCGAACTGATTGCCAGGCTGCTGGCCAAGCCCGAAGCCGTGCAGCAGGCCAACCTGGTGCTGATCGGGGACCCGTGGCTCTGGGAGCAGGGGCAGCGCAGCGCGGGCCGGCAGGTCGCGACCACGCCGCTGGCCGGTCTGGCGCAAGCGCGCGCGCGCACCGATACCCGGCTGCCGGCATTTGTCGCCGTGAACAGCATTGCCGCGGCCCAGGTGCAGGTCGGCCAGGTCGGCGCGGCCGGCGGGCGCTCGGTGCTGCAGGTGCTGGACCAGTGCATGGACGCGGCGCTCGCGGGCGAGATCGACGCGATCTGCTTCGCGCCCTTGAACAAGCAGGCGATGAAGCTCGGCGGACTGCGCCACGAGGACGAGCTGCACCACTTCGCCGAATACCTGGGCGTGCAGGGCTACTTCTGCGAGTTCAACACGCTGGGCGATCTCTGGACCTCGCGCATCTCCTCGCATGTGCCGCTGAAGGACGTCGCCAACTATCTGAGCCAGGAGCGCATCGCCCAGGCCGCGGAGCTGCTCTACAACGCGCTGCGCGCCAGCGGCATGGCCGCGCCCAAGGTGGCGATCGCGGGCTTCAATCCGCACAACGGCGACGGCGGCACCTGCGGGCGCGAGGAGATCGACATCATTGCCCCCGCAGTGCGCGCCTTGCAGGCGCGCGACTGGCCCAGCGACGCGCCGTTCCACGGGCCGTTTCCGGCCGACACGATCTTCCTCAAGGCCCAGGCCGGTGAGTACCAGGCCATCGTCACGATGTACCACGACCAGGGCCAGATCGCGATCAAGCTGCTGGGCTTTTCGCGCGGCGTGACGGTGCAGGGTGGGCTGCCGATTCCCATCACCACGCCCGCGCACGGCACGGCCTATGACATCGCCGGCCAGGGCCGCGCGAATGTCGAGGCCACCTGGCAGGCGCTGCTGATCGCCAGCCGCATGGGGCGCGCGCGCATGGGCGTGGCCCAGGCTACGGCCTGCGTCTGATTCCGCGGGCTGCGGCCTGTTTCACCCGTTTTTCAAAGAGGTCTGTATGAAGATCAAGTCAGTGCGCGCGCGTGTTTTCCAATGGAAGGGCAAGACCGTTCCACCCCAGGGCAATTTCTGCTCCAACGCCATGGATCTGGTGTACTCCAACACCGAGAGCATGAGCACCTTCCGCTTCCATTCGTGGACCGT
This window encodes:
- the dnaA gene encoding chromosomal replication initiator protein DnaA, with the protein product MTEEPNNDAGQGLWQVCVEQLGQDLPEQQFNTWIKPLTATVAEDFSKVTVYVANRFKLDWIRAQYAGRISAMLEALYGQPVTLELALAHRESVTRTYVRPFSADRPNVQETQQITTSAAPEEPAAPVFRTRLNAALTFDTLVEGTANRMARSAAMHVAGSPGHLYNPLFIYGGVGLGKTHLMHAVGNQLLADKPDSKVLYIHAEQFVSDVVKAYQRRTFDEFKERYHSLDLLLIDDVQFFANKDRTQEEFFNAFEALLAKKSHIVMTSDTYPKGLANIHERLVSRFDSGLTVAIEPPELEMRVAILINKARAENADMPEEVAFFVAKNVRSNVRELEGALRKILAYSRFNQKEVSIQLAREALRDLLSIQNRQISVENIQKTVADYYKIKVADMYSKKRPASIARPRQIAMYLAKELTQKSLPEIGELFGGRDHTTVLHAVRKIAGERQQLTELNQQLHVLEQTLKG
- the rpmH gene encoding 50S ribosomal protein L34, with protein sequence MKRTYQPSKTRRARTHGFLVRMKTKGGRAVINARRAKGRKRLAV
- a CDS encoding ribonuclease P protein component, producing the protein MHRLKTRPQFQAAMAGGIVSRTPHFALHRLVLDADVPVTPPSGPGSLLAEQTPQALFGMAQGAWLGAMAPKRWARRSVTRHAIQRQVYVLGDEYAPQLACAAYVVRLRATFDRKQFISATSDVLKKAVRAELHQLFTYAVRRQSAPAPAAAPPVAP
- the yidD gene encoding membrane protein insertion efficiency factor YidD, with amino-acid sequence MMRDLLMGLVRLYRLTLSPWIGSACRFEPTCSAYSLEALEQHGAAAGSYLTLRRLARCHPWCDGGHDPVPAQAPRLFACCQPSSSTTQPSSKKSS
- the yidC gene encoding membrane protein insertase YidC, with translation MNDIRRTILWVIFGFSMVLLWDKWQLHNGKQATFFPTPVTTPVAAPAAPVTSGASTVPASTPAPVDPNQVPGAAPVAAAAIARENVQVTTDVLALTFDTQGGTLKHAEMRQYADMADKSKRFVLFDESPQRVYLAETGLIGGSFPNHKTPMQLVPGATTLQDGQNELQIRFESAEVGGVKLAKTYTLKRGAYDIAVRHEVVNAGTAAINPQLYVQLVRDGNAPPGESSMYSTFTGPAVYTEAKKYQKVDFKNIEKGKAEFEKASANGYVAMVQHYFASAWLLADGLQRDIFARKVSDNLYAVGMITPFGTVEPGQSKSIEAKLFAGPQLEKTLESLAPGLELVKDYGWLTIMAKPLYWLLDKIHSLLGNWGWSIVGLVLVLKILFFWLNAKAYASMAKMKAINPKIMEMRERLKDKPQQMQQEMMRIYREEKVNPMGGCLPIIIQIPVFIALYWVLLSSVEMRNAPWIGWIKDLSSPDPFFILPVLMTLSSLLQTALNPAPPDPMQAKMMWIMPLMFSVMFFFFPAGLVLYWLTNNILSIAQQWLINTRMGVPPQFNLPKFR
- the mnmE gene encoding tRNA uridine-5-carboxymethylaminomethyl(34) synthesis GTPase MnmE; translation: MLPRHDQPIAAIATAPGRGAVGIVRVSGKGLAPLVQRICGRALKPREATYLPMRDAKGQPIDHGLALFFPGPHSYTGEDVLELQAHGGTVVLQLLLARCLEAAAELEDTGRACLPGLRLAQPGEFTERAFLNDKIDLAQAEAIADLIDASTEAAARSASRSLSGAFSQEIHTLRDALVRLRMLVEATLDFPEEDIDFLQQADASGQLERLHRSLDAVLARAHQGALLREGIKVVIAGQPNAGKSSLLNALAGAELAIVTEIAGTTRDKVQQTIQIEGVPLHVIDTAGLRESDDTVERIGISRAWDEIAAADAVLFLHDLTRQDQGDYRAGDDAIRATLAERLPAQVPVIDVWNKTDSAGAELQADGLRLSARTGDGLDALRRRLLEVAGWQSAPEGLYLARARHVEALQAVGQHLDMAAAQLRAAGPHLDLLAEELRLAQNALNAITGEFTSDDLLGVIFSSFCIGK
- a CDS encoding LysR family transcriptional regulator, which encodes MGSIDKRDNTPQLLNRLRMRQVALMLAIDERQTLRAAAVQLGLSQPAATKMLHELEDALSQPLFDRVGRQLQRNAAGNRVFEYFRAMHGSMEALNRELGELRQGSAGRLVVGSIMAASPGRLTRALLDLKQQLPLLAMEVAVDTSDRLLAQLQEGVLEVVVGRMAPASAAEYLFRPIDDESLAFIVRNDHPLLALPKVRFEHLQHYGWVLQPPGSPMRALLEQEFREHCTPLPRGLIETGSILTTINLVRSSDMLGVIPQTVGALNDAHGMLRIVPYNLRHKLESYGSLVRRDRPLSRSAELFLELLHRSGPDAQ
- a CDS encoding Bug family tripartite tricarboxylate transporter substrate binding protein, producing the protein MQRRHLLAAAAAWGACLLPASLLAQDPASWPTRPLRMLVGSAPGGGTDAMARAVADRLAPLLKQPVLVENRPGVSNTMAVDVTAKSTDGHTMVMGVVTAHAIAPHLLKLGYDNNKDLVPVAFVGSVPNVLVVGNSVPANSVAELVALAKKQPGQINFASSGTGSTQHIAAEVFKDAAGIAITHVPYKGSAGALVDLVSGQVQMSFDTMPSVIGQIKAGKLRALAVTSPQRNPQLPQVPTMAEAGLPAVAISAWYGIYMPAATPKAVQQKLHDEVNKVLAMAETKARLEAVGAELRPMSQADFGAFHLAEYQRFGEIIRKNDIKLD
- a CDS encoding 4-hydroxythreonine-4-phosphate dehydrogenase PdxA — its product is MSAASLPVVALTLGDPAGIGAELIARLLAKPEAVQQANLVLIGDPWLWEQGQRSAGRQVATTPLAGLAQARARTDTRLPAFVAVNSIAAAQVQVGQVGAAGGRSVLQVLDQCMDAALAGEIDAICFAPLNKQAMKLGGLRHEDELHHFAEYLGVQGYFCEFNTLGDLWTSRISSHVPLKDVANYLSQERIAQAAELLYNALRASGMAAPKVAIAGFNPHNGDGGTCGREEIDIIAPAVRALQARDWPSDAPFHGPFPADTIFLKAQAGEYQAIVTMYHDQGQIAIKLLGFSRGVTVQGGLPIPITTPAHGTAYDIAGQGRANVEATWQALLIASRMGRARMGVAQATACV